In the genome of Candidatus Nitrosotenuis sp. DW1, one region contains:
- a CDS encoding thioredoxin domain-containing protein — translation MPENHLIHETSPYLLQHAHNPVNWYPWNETALKKAVDENKPIFLSVGYSSCHWCHVMEHESFENDDVAEIMNQSFVSIKVDREERPDLDDIYQKVCQMTTGQGGWPLSVFLTPDQKPFYVGTYFPALDSYGRPGFGSLLRQLAQAWKEKPNDVKRAAENFMETLQKTEKITTPSKLEKSILDEAAMNLMQIADNTCGGFGSAPKFPNAANLSFMLRYSKISKISKFSEFVFKTLNKMAKGGIFDQIGGGFHRYSTDARWLVPHFEKMLYDNALLPIVYSEAYQITKDPFYLEVIQKTLNFVLREMTSPEGGFYSALDADSEGEEGKYYVWKKREIQEILGKNADVFCLYYDVTDGGNFEGHAILNNNISTSTVAFHFGTSEDDVKKIISDSSDVLLELRSRRIRPGLDDKVLTSWNALMISAFAKGYRVSEDASYLEAAEKCIAFIEKNLLSGNHLLRTYKNGQAKLKGYLEDYSYFINALLDVFEINPDSKYLDLAVNLANYLVDHFWDGQNNSFYFTADDHEKLIIRPKNNYDLSMPSGNSVAAHSLLRLYHLTQEKKFLDISLKTMESFSIMAAENPFGFGYLLNAIYLYLQSPTEITVLNTNNKNILNLLTKRFLPEAILVTISGSDQLKSLAKYPFFAGKDLNPEKTVVFVCKNFTCSLPLEGEPEIEKLL, via the coding sequence TTGCCTGAGAACCATCTGATTCATGAAACAAGCCCGTATCTTTTGCAGCATGCGCACAATCCGGTTAACTGGTATCCGTGGAACGAAACTGCGCTAAAAAAGGCAGTGGATGAAAACAAGCCGATCTTTCTTAGCGTCGGGTACAGCTCGTGCCACTGGTGTCATGTGATGGAACACGAGTCGTTTGAAAACGACGACGTTGCGGAAATAATGAATCAAAGTTTTGTTAGCATCAAAGTTGACAGGGAAGAAAGGCCCGACCTTGACGATATCTATCAAAAGGTTTGCCAGATGACTACTGGGCAGGGGGGCTGGCCGCTCAGTGTCTTTCTCACACCTGATCAGAAGCCGTTCTACGTTGGTACGTATTTCCCCGCACTTGACAGCTACGGGAGGCCTGGCTTTGGAAGCCTGCTTAGGCAGCTGGCACAGGCCTGGAAGGAAAAGCCAAACGACGTCAAAAGGGCAGCGGAAAACTTTATGGAAACACTGCAAAAGACAGAAAAGATAACCACTCCGTCAAAGCTTGAAAAATCCATTCTAGACGAGGCTGCAATGAATCTGATGCAAATAGCAGACAATACGTGTGGTGGATTTGGCAGTGCGCCAAAGTTCCCAAACGCCGCAAATCTGTCCTTCATGCTGCGCTACTCCAAGATTTCAAAGATTTCAAAATTCTCAGAATTCGTATTCAAGACGCTAAACAAAATGGCAAAGGGCGGCATATTTGATCAGATTGGCGGCGGGTTCCACCGATACTCTACCGACGCAAGATGGCTTGTACCGCACTTTGAGAAAATGCTTTACGATAATGCCTTACTTCCAATTGTGTATTCTGAGGCATACCAAATCACAAAAGATCCGTTTTATCTTGAGGTTATACAAAAGACGCTGAACTTTGTCTTGCGCGAGATGACGTCGCCTGAAGGTGGATTTTATTCTGCACTTGATGCCGACTCTGAGGGGGAGGAAGGCAAGTACTATGTCTGGAAGAAAAGGGAAATCCAAGAAATACTTGGGAAAAATGCAGACGTCTTCTGCCTGTACTATGATGTGACTGATGGGGGAAACTTTGAGGGCCATGCGATTCTGAACAACAACATTAGCACGTCAACTGTCGCGTTTCATTTTGGCACATCAGAAGATGATGTCAAAAAAATAATCTCAGACTCGTCTGACGTGTTACTTGAATTGCGATCACGCCGAATTCGTCCAGGCCTTGATGACAAGGTGCTGACCTCGTGGAACGCACTTATGATATCTGCATTTGCAAAGGGGTATAGGGTATCTGAGGATGCATCGTATCTAGAGGCCGCAGAAAAGTGCATTGCGTTTATAGAAAAAAACCTACTCTCTGGAAATCACTTGCTGCGCACATACAAAAATGGGCAGGCAAAGCTAAAGGGGTATCTTGAGGATTATTCTTATTTCATAAACGCACTGCTTGACGTCTTTGAGATTAACCCTGATTCCAAGTACCTGGATCTTGCGGTGAATCTGGCAAATTACCTAGTTGACCATTTCTGGGATGGACAGAACAACAGCTTTTACTTTACTGCCGACGACCACGAAAAGCTCATCATAAGGCCAAAGAACAACTACGACCTATCGATGCCTTCTGGAAACTCAGTTGCAGCGCATTCTCTTTTGAGGCTTTACCATCTTACACAAGAAAAAAAATTCCTGGACATCTCTCTAAAAACAATGGAGTCGTTTTCCATAATGGCTGCTGAAAACCCGTTTGGATTCGGCTATCTCCTAAATGCAATCTATCTGTATCTGCAAAGCCCGACAGAAATCACAGTGCTGAACACAAATAACAAAAACATACTGAACCTGCTGACAAAAAGATTTCTTCCCGAGGCAATACTTGTGACCATATCTGGCTCTGATCAATTGAAAAGCCTGGCAAAATACCCGTTTTTTGCAGGAAAGGACCTCAATCCAGAAAAGACAGTTGTGTTTGTGTGCAAGAATTTTACATGTTCTTTGCCGCTTGAAGGCGAACCTGAGATAGAAAAACTACTTTGA